CACATGGCTTTCCGGCCCGACCGCCCGCTTCAACGCCGCCTCATAGGCATCATTGCGCACCTGATCGCGCACGATGCCGAAATGCCATTTGGGCACGCTGCGGGCCAGAAGATCCCGCGCCAGCATCACCACCTCCGGCTGATCGGCGCCAACCTCCAGGGCGTGAAGACAGGCCGCATGAGCCTCGTCCTTTTTTCCCTTCGCCCACAGCACCGCTGCCAGGCGGACGAGCGGCAAGGGTTTGTCGTGAAGCTGCCTCGCAAGGCTGTCGGCGCTGATCGTCATGCGGAACAGGATCCTGGCATCAATGGGCGGTGTATCGCCGGTGATCATGTCGCGATCAGCGCCCATAGACAACTGCCTTGGCGATCCCGACCGGACCGCCGCTCAAGGGCTGCGGCGCCCCTGGCGTCCGGTGGCGCCCTGCATGCGACATGTCGACAAGAATTTATTGACAAAATGTCGGAAAAATAATTTTGTCGCAACACGGTGTCAAATACGACACCAGCAGGCACCGTCTGGGGAGACGGTGCCGCGCAGCCGGGCGCGCGGCCCGGATTGGCAGCAGACACGGGAGCGCCGATGCCGCATTCCAGCCGGGATTCTCTTCTGGACGTGCGCTCGCTCAGCGTCCGCTTCGG
Above is a window of Tistrella bauzanensis DNA encoding:
- a CDS encoding 50S ribosomal protein L11 methyltransferase, encoding MTISADSLARQLHDKPLPLVRLAAVLWAKGKKDEAHAACLHALEVGADQPEVVMLARDLLARSVPKWHFGIVRDQVRNDAYEAALKRAVGPESHVMEIGTGSGILSMMAARAGAGRVTTFEMNPMVADAARRIIARNGHDDRITLVAKKSSDALVGEDVDGRADILEPVAEWVFGMCRDRSEIRP